A region from the Clostridium beijerinckii genome encodes:
- a CDS encoding phosphohydrolase, with protein MNTKENFLSDMKSGETIKISLMVMKIIFKDSDKAVCILADKSGEIKANISNKNGDIKEGRVIDIEGIKDGKLDVKKYEFISEYDVSDYLPTLNRPIQEIMEEIELYTDKYIISREGKALNDYFFKDEEFLDKFKRGIGGVSMHHNYIGGLAEHTLNVMYITIMLCERYDCRRTEMAVLGAKLHDIGKIYELYYDGPFKYTLRGEMEGHIVIGAELIDKAIRENPSFYSEDFAMRIKGCIIQHHGKLEYGSPREMKMEESFIVNYADSIDATMNKISQMKDKTEYGNWSEYDRRIDTKLYL; from the coding sequence ATGAATACAAAAGAGAATTTTTTAAGTGACATGAAAAGTGGAGAGACTATAAAAATATCATTAATGGTAATGAAAATAATATTTAAAGACTCCGACAAAGCTGTATGTATATTAGCAGACAAAAGTGGAGAAATAAAGGCTAATATATCAAATAAAAATGGCGATATTAAAGAAGGAAGAGTCATAGACATTGAAGGAATTAAAGATGGTAAACTTGATGTAAAAAAATATGAATTTATTTCAGAGTATGATGTTTCAGATTATCTTCCAACGTTAAATAGACCAATTCAAGAGATTATGGAGGAAATTGAATTATATACAGATAAATATATAATTTCAAGGGAAGGCAAAGCTTTAAATGATTATTTCTTTAAAGATGAAGAATTTTTAGATAAGTTTAAAAGGGGTATAGGTGGTGTATCAATGCATCATAACTATATAGGAGGACTCGCAGAACATACTTTAAATGTAATGTACATAACTATAATGCTTTGTGAAAGGTATGATTGCAGAAGAACAGAAATGGCAGTTCTTGGTGCAAAGCTTCATGATATTGGTAAGATTTATGAATTATATTATGATGGTCCTTTCAAATATACTCTTAGAGGAGAAATGGAAGGTCATATTGTTATTGGTGCAGAGTTAATAGATAAGGCTATTAGGGAAAATCCTTCATTCTACTCAGAGGATTTTGCTATGAGAATAAAGGGATGTATTATTCAACATCATGGAAAGCTTGAATATGGTTCTCCAAGAGAAATGAAAATGGAAGAATCATTCATAGTCAATTATGCTGATTCTATAGATGCTACTATGAACAAGATTTCTCAAATGAAAGATAAAACAGAATATGGCAATTGGTCAGAATATGATAGAAGAATTGACACTAAATTATATTTATAA
- a CDS encoding DUF503 domain-containing protein, whose translation MNILIMEVTLRASWVHSLKEKRMVVKSIVQKLKNKFNISVAEIENQDIHNTIVIGIAGICANSSQSDSTMEHIITFIECNTDAEIVDVQKEDIRN comes from the coding sequence ATGAATATTTTAATTATGGAAGTTACTCTAAGAGCATCATGGGTACATTCATTAAAAGAAAAAAGAATGGTTGTTAAAAGTATAGTCCAAAAACTAAAAAATAAGTTTAACATATCAGTAGCAGAAATAGAGAATCAAGATATTCATAATACAATAGTTATTGGAATCGCAGGTATATGTGCAAATTCATCACAATCGGATTCTACAATGGAGCATATTATAACTTTTATAGAATGTAATACAGATGCAGAAATAGTTGATGTTCAAAAAGAAGATATCAGAAATTAA
- a CDS encoding histidinol-phosphatase, protein MRYLSDYHLHSKYSFDGNQTIEQIILKAISMELNEICITEHISFDPKDISYNFFDFKDYENEIQKLSSEYHGKINVKRGLEVSEYHLYKEDFDKYFKEHNLDFIIGSIHNLGGKGFNTNISENGVRYTYETYFKEVLAFVQMGDFDILGHLDIVQRYAFKVDNVYNFEDYKDYIYDILKTIISRGKGLEVNTSGLSNNLLFPKLEILHMYKDLKGEILTVGSDAHSCNRVGENISYIYDMLKDIGFKYVSTYDNRKNNGRLL, encoded by the coding sequence ATGAGATACTTAAGTGATTACCACCTACATTCAAAATATTCTTTTGATGGGAATCAAACCATTGAACAAATTATACTTAAAGCTATTTCTATGGAGTTAAATGAAATATGCATAACAGAACATATTAGCTTTGATCCTAAAGATATTAGTTATAATTTCTTTGATTTTAAAGACTATGAAAATGAAATACAAAAACTTTCTAGTGAATATCATGGAAAAATCAATGTAAAAAGGGGATTAGAAGTTAGTGAATATCACCTTTACAAAGAAGATTTTGATAAATATTTTAAAGAACATAATTTAGACTTTATAATAGGCTCAATACATAATCTAGGCGGAAAAGGCTTTAATACAAATATTTCTGAAAACGGTGTTCGATACACTTATGAGACTTATTTTAAGGAAGTTTTAGCTTTTGTGCAAATGGGAGATTTCGATATCCTTGGACATCTTGATATTGTTCAAAGATATGCTTTTAAAGTTGACAATGTATATAATTTTGAAGATTATAAGGACTACATATATGATATTTTGAAAACAATAATTTCTAGGGGAAAAGGACTTGAAGTAAACACTTCCGGCTTATCTAATAATTTACTTTTCCCAAAGCTAGAAATATTACATATGTACAAAGATCTTAAAGGTGAAATTTTAACTGTAGGTTCTGATGCTCATAGTTGTAATAGAGTCGGTGAAAATATTAGTTATATATATGATATGTTAAAAGATATTGGCTTTAAATATGTCTCTACATATGATAATAGGAAAAATAATGGAAGACTTTTATAA
- a CDS encoding 3-deoxy-7-phosphoheptulonate synthase: MSFINVRKIPSPEEIKAITPLAYNLQKIKAERDAEIKEIFAGNSDKFIVIVGPCSADDENSVCDYISRLAKVNEQVKDKLFIIPRIYTNKPRTTGEGYKGMFHQPDPEKSPNILEGLIAIRKMFIRSIEESHLTPADEMLYPSNYMYCDDLLSYVAVGARSVENQQHRLTASGIDVPVGMKNPTSGDISVMFNSIQAAHAKHNFLYRHTEVNTTGNPYAHAIMRGSVNKHGNNIPNYHYEDLVRVAEAYGEADFPYPAVIVDANHANSMKKFAEQPRIVKEVLHSREYNSDIKKLVKGVMIESYIEEGTQKVDDHIYGKSITDPCLGWEATEKLLYYMAEQV, encoded by the coding sequence ATGAGTTTTATAAACGTACGAAAAATACCATCTCCAGAGGAAATTAAAGCTATTACTCCTCTAGCTTATAATCTACAAAAGATTAAGGCTGAAAGAGATGCAGAAATCAAAGAAATATTTGCTGGAAATAGCGACAAATTTATTGTTATTGTAGGACCTTGTTCAGCAGATGACGAAAATTCAGTTTGTGATTATATTAGTAGACTAGCAAAAGTAAATGAACAAGTTAAAGATAAACTTTTTATTATTCCTAGAATTTACACAAATAAGCCTAGAACTACAGGTGAAGGATATAAAGGGATGTTTCATCAACCAGATCCAGAAAAATCACCTAATATCCTTGAGGGATTAATAGCTATTAGAAAGATGTTTATTCGTTCAATCGAAGAATCTCATCTTACACCAGCTGATGAAATGCTTTATCCTTCAAACTATATGTATTGCGATGATTTATTATCTTATGTAGCTGTTGGAGCAAGAAGTGTTGAGAATCAACAACATAGACTTACAGCTAGTGGAATTGATGTTCCTGTTGGTATGAAAAATCCAACAAGTGGCGATATATCAGTAATGTTTAATTCAATTCAAGCAGCACATGCAAAACATAACTTCTTATATAGACATACTGAAGTTAATACAACTGGTAATCCATATGCACATGCTATTATGCGTGGATCAGTTAATAAACATGGTAATAATATTCCTAATTATCATTATGAAGATTTAGTAAGAGTTGCTGAAGCTTATGGTGAAGCTGATTTTCCATATCCAGCAGTAATTGTTGATGCAAATCACGCTAATTCTATGAAAAAATTTGCTGAACAGCCTCGTATAGTAAAAGAAGTACTTCATAGCAGAGAATATAATAGCGATATTAAAAAGTTAGTTAAGGGTGTTATGATAGAAAGTTACATAGAAGAAGGAACTCAAAAAGTTGATGACCATATTTACGGTAAATCAATCACTGACCCTTGCTTAGGTTGGGAAGCTACTGAAAAGTTACTTTATTATATGGCTGAACAAGTTTAA
- a CDS encoding GNAT family N-acetyltransferase, which produces MLIREIEKRDNEQVESLIRTCLIEFGANKPGCAWEDPNLGCFYEVYQNEKSKYWVVEDNNKIVAGCGIGPLTNTENICELQKMYSLKEVRGTGIANELLKISLEFAKKHYQKCYLETFANMVAANKFYSKNKFIQLEKPVVETEHYACDVWYIKNL; this is translated from the coding sequence ATGTTAATTAGAGAAATAGAAAAAAGAGACAATGAACAAGTGGAATCACTTATCAGAACTTGTTTAATAGAATTTGGAGCAAATAAGCCAGGATGTGCATGGGAAGACCCTAATTTGGGATGTTTTTATGAAGTTTATCAAAATGAAAAATCTAAATATTGGGTTGTTGAAGATAATAATAAGATAGTAGCAGGTTGTGGTATTGGTCCATTAACTAATACAGAAAATATATGTGAATTGCAGAAAATGTATTCTTTAAAAGAGGTAAGAGGTACTGGAATTGCAAATGAATTACTAAAGATTTCTTTAGAATTTGCGAAAAAGCATTATCAAAAATGTTATCTTGAAACTTTTGCTAATATGGTGGCAGCGAATAAGTTTTATAGTAAGAATAAATTTATTCAATTAGAAAAACCAGTAGTTGAAACAGAACATTATGCTTGTGATGTATGGTATATAAAAAATTTATAA
- the splB gene encoding spore photoproduct lyase, with translation MFIPNRIIFEKNSLEYGMAKEIMDKFKDKTNIEIINLTSNKLKQHIPGNDLFYQYREGKKTLVVGIKKSLKFQTCKPSAHYQLPLVSGCMGQCEYCYLNTMLGDKPFVKVNANIEDILNQAQKYINERLPDITIFEGAATSDPIPVEPYTHSLEKAITFFGSNKAARFRFVTKYNDIDSLLNLEHNGHTEIRFSINTSSVINQYEHFTASRDKRIEASIKVAEAGYPMGFLIAPVFIYPNWKEEYHDLLLELKSKLPSDLKFPVTFEIISHRYTTTAKNRILQVFPESELPMNDEDRKFKYGQFGYGKYLYQKENIDEIKQFFKKDIEELFSNKEVKYII, from the coding sequence ATGTTTATACCTAACAGAATTATATTTGAGAAAAATTCATTAGAATATGGCATGGCTAAGGAGATTATGGATAAGTTTAAAGATAAGACTAACATTGAAATCATAAATTTGACTTCTAATAAACTCAAACAACACATTCCTGGTAATGATTTATTCTATCAATATAGAGAAGGTAAGAAAACTTTAGTTGTTGGAATTAAAAAGAGTCTAAAGTTTCAAACATGTAAACCTTCAGCTCATTATCAACTTCCATTAGTATCAGGATGTATGGGGCAATGTGAATACTGCTATTTAAATACTATGCTCGGAGATAAGCCTTTTGTAAAAGTTAATGCTAATATAGAAGATATTCTTAACCAAGCTCAGAAGTATATAAATGAAAGGTTGCCAGATATAACTATATTTGAAGGAGCCGCTACATCTGACCCTATACCTGTAGAGCCTTATACCCATTCTTTAGAGAAAGCAATAACATTCTTTGGAAGTAACAAAGCTGCTAGATTTAGATTTGTAACAAAATATAATGATATAGATTCATTACTTAATTTAGAACATAATGGCCATACAGAAATAAGGTTTAGTATTAATACTTCTTCCGTTATAAATCAATATGAACATTTTACAGCTTCTCGTGATAAAAGAATAGAAGCAAGTATAAAGGTGGCGGAGGCAGGATATCCTATGGGATTTTTAATTGCTCCCGTATTTATTTATCCTAATTGGAAAGAAGAATATCATGATCTATTACTAGAATTAAAAAGCAAGCTTCCAAGTGATTTGAAATTTCCAGTAACTTTTGAGATTATATCTCATCGTTATACTACAACAGCTAAAAATAGAATACTTCAAGTATTTCCTGAAAGTGAGTTACCGATGAATGACGAAGATCGTAAGTTTAAATATGGACAATTTGGATATGGAAAGTACTTATACCAAAAAGAAAACATAGATGAAATAAAACAATTCTTCAAAAAAGATATAGAAGAACTATTTAGCAATAAAGAAGTTAAATATATTATATAG
- a CDS encoding PTS trehalose transporter subunit IIBC, whose protein sequence is MDYKRIAQEVLVSVGGKGNVSGNATCMTRLRVTIKDSSKVNMEVLKKIEGVMGIVEADTLQIVFGPGKVTKIGAEFSELTGIALGTSEEINVEDIAKENKAANKAKQTHIVQSFLRKIANIFVPLLPGIIAAGLINGITNVINVSTHGSLSGQWWYECIRTMGWALFAYLPILVGMNAAKEFKGSPVLGAMAGAMSIANVAMPLLSKFKDASVVLPLTGTVFNPASGGLLAALIAGMFFAILERQIRKFMPDILQTFFTPLLTVIIGGIITLLVLQPIGAGLTAGIFGILNFVYGSLGVVGGYILSAGFLPLVAVGLHQALTPIHAMLNDPNGTTQGINYLLPILMMAGGGQVGAGFALYLKTKNKKLKQLTRDSLPVGILGIGEPMMYAVTLPLGKPFVTACLGAGVGGILASLFNLGTVSQGVSGLFGLLIVIPGTQLYYIIAMLGAYAGGFLLTYFFGVDHNRIDEIYGK, encoded by the coding sequence ATGGATTATAAAAGAATTGCTCAGGAAGTTTTAGTTTCTGTAGGTGGAAAAGGTAATGTTTCTGGAAATGCAACATGTATGACAAGACTCCGTGTAACTATTAAAGATTCATCTAAAGTCAATATGGAGGTATTGAAAAAAATAGAAGGTGTTATGGGCATAGTTGAAGCTGATACATTGCAAATAGTTTTTGGACCTGGAAAAGTAACCAAGATTGGCGCAGAATTTTCTGAGCTAACAGGTATAGCACTTGGAACTTCAGAAGAAATAAACGTAGAAGACATTGCAAAAGAAAATAAAGCTGCAAACAAAGCAAAACAAACACACATAGTTCAAAGTTTTTTGAGAAAAATTGCAAATATTTTCGTACCTTTACTTCCAGGAATAATAGCAGCTGGTTTGATTAATGGTATAACTAATGTTATAAATGTTTCTACACATGGCTCATTAAGTGGACAATGGTGGTATGAATGTATAAGAACAATGGGTTGGGCACTTTTTGCTTATTTACCTATTTTAGTTGGTATGAATGCAGCTAAAGAATTTAAAGGTTCTCCAGTACTAGGTGCAATGGCAGGAGCTATGTCAATTGCAAATGTAGCTATGCCACTTCTTTCTAAATTTAAAGATGCATCAGTAGTTCTTCCATTAACAGGTACAGTATTTAATCCAGCATCAGGCGGACTATTAGCTGCACTTATTGCCGGTATGTTCTTTGCTATTTTAGAACGTCAAATTCGTAAATTTATGCCAGATATACTTCAAACATTTTTTACTCCGCTATTAACAGTTATTATTGGTGGAATAATTACATTACTAGTACTTCAACCAATAGGCGCTGGTTTAACAGCTGGAATCTTTGGAATATTAAATTTTGTATATGGAAGTTTAGGCGTAGTTGGTGGATATATATTATCTGCTGGATTCTTACCTTTAGTTGCAGTTGGTTTACACCAAGCATTAACTCCAATTCATGCTATGTTAAATGACCCTAATGGCACTACACAAGGAATAAATTACTTATTACCAATCCTTATGATGGCAGGTGGAGGACAAGTGGGAGCCGGGTTTGCATTATATTTGAAAACAAAAAATAAGAAGTTAAAGCAATTAACTAGAGATTCATTACCAGTTGGGATATTAGGTATTGGTGAACCAATGATGTATGCTGTAACACTTCCCCTTGGAAAACCATTTGTAACTGCATGCTTAGGAGCAGGGGTTGGTGGAATATTGGCATCTTTATTTAATTTAGGTACAGTATCTCAAGGTGTATCTGGATTATTTGGATTATTAATAGTTATACCAGGAACTCAACTCTATTATATTATTGCTATGTTAGGTGCTTATGCAGGTGGATTTTTACTAACATATTTCTTTGGTGTTGATCATAATAGAATTGATGAAATCTATGGTAAATGA
- a CDS encoding phosphoesterase, protein MRYVVVCVVKGKAGDFNNSLRKDLLEKFNAKSSKLPAHFTINAPFEYEGEITELNNVLEDFSGNEKATPFMINGYDHFDDRVVYMKINMSTEAKDVHDRLIDKMSFVPYIEFQKKEGKDKTFHVTLASKRLKPLYNKVWEYVHQYPCEFQCSFDNVTIYNWDDGTWKLYKEFKFK, encoded by the coding sequence ATGAGATATGTAGTAGTATGTGTAGTAAAAGGAAAAGCAGGAGACTTTAACAATAGTTTAAGAAAAGATCTCTTAGAAAAATTCAATGCAAAATCATCTAAGTTACCAGCTCATTTCACTATTAATGCACCATTTGAATATGAGGGAGAAATTACTGAATTAAATAATGTTCTTGAAGATTTTAGTGGAAATGAAAAAGCAACGCCTTTTATGATAAATGGTTATGATCATTTTGATGATAGAGTAGTTTATATGAAGATAAATATGTCTACAGAAGCCAAAGATGTTCATGATAGGCTAATAGATAAGATGAGTTTTGTACCTTATATTGAATTTCAAAAAAAAGAGGGCAAAGATAAAACCTTCCATGTAACTTTAGCTTCAAAAAGGCTAAAGCCTCTGTACAATAAGGTGTGGGAATATGTTCATCAGTATCCTTGTGAATTTCAATGTTCATTTGATAATGTTACAATTTATAACTGGGATGATGGTACTTGGAAGTTGTATAAGGAGTTTAAGTTTAAATAA
- the argF gene encoding ornithine carbamoyltransferase: MALNLRGRSFLKLLDFTPEEIRYLLDLSKELKTLKRTGVPHDRLRGKNIVLLFEKTSTRTRCAFEVAGSDLGLGVTYLDSAGSQMGKKESVADTARVLGRMYDGIEYRGFSQETVEELAKYAGVPVWNGLTDEFHPTQMIADLLTIEEKLGRLKGVNFVYMGDARNNMGNSLMVACAKMGLNFTACAPKELFPAEELVAECKEIAKVSGATIALTEDVKAGTKNADVIYTDVWVSMGEPDEVWESRLKLLSPYQVNKSVMDNANKEAIFMHCLPAYHDLKTKVGKDVGEKFGLTEIEVTDEVFEGKQSVVFDEAENRMHSIKAIILGTLGV; the protein is encoded by the coding sequence ATGGCATTAAATTTAAGAGGAAGAAGTTTTTTGAAATTATTAGATTTTACACCAGAAGAAATTAGATATTTATTAGATTTATCTAAGGAATTAAAGACATTAAAAAGAACTGGAGTACCTCATGATAGATTAAGAGGTAAGAATATAGTTTTACTATTTGAAAAGACATCCACAAGAACAAGATGTGCTTTTGAGGTAGCAGGAAGCGATTTGGGTCTTGGAGTTACATATTTAGATTCAGCAGGGTCTCAAATGGGCAAAAAGGAAAGTGTTGCTGATACTGCAAGAGTTCTTGGAAGAATGTATGATGGTATAGAATACAGAGGATTTAGTCAAGAAACAGTTGAGGAATTAGCTAAATATGCAGGAGTTCCTGTTTGGAATGGATTAACTGATGAATTTCATCCAACTCAAATGATTGCAGACCTTTTAACTATAGAAGAAAAGCTTGGAAGATTAAAGGGAGTTAATTTTGTATATATGGGTGATGCAAGAAATAATATGGGGAATTCATTAATGGTGGCTTGTGCAAAAATGGGACTTAATTTTACAGCTTGTGCACCAAAGGAATTGTTCCCAGCAGAAGAATTAGTAGCAGAATGCAAGGAAATTGCAAAAGTAAGTGGTGCTACGATTGCTTTAACAGAAGATGTTAAAGCAGGAACTAAAAATGCAGATGTAATTTATACAGATGTGTGGGTTTCTATGGGGGAACCAGACGAAGTTTGGGAAAGCAGATTAAAACTATTGAGCCCATATCAAGTAAATAAATCAGTTATGGATAATGCCAATAAAGAAGCAATCTTTATGCATTGTTTACCAGCTTATCATGATTTAAAAACAAAAGTTGGAAAAGATGTTGGAGAAAAATTTGGATTGACTGAGATAGAAGTTACAGATGAAGTATTTGAAGGAAAACAATCTGTAGTATTTGATGAGGCAGAAAATCGTATGCATTCCATTAAAGCAATAATTTTAGGAACACTTGGAGTATAA
- a CDS encoding XRE family transcriptional regulator yields MKSGVNYREVGDRIRAEREQFGISREKFAEILSLSPFFVGQIERGERKMSISTLINVSECLHISIDYLIFGEVHKKEEYNSLLSLIGKCSSEEARIIEEIIKTILPHITK; encoded by the coding sequence ATGAAAAGCGGAGTCAATTATAGGGAAGTTGGAGATAGAATTAGGGCAGAAAGAGAACAGTTCGGAATATCAAGGGAAAAGTTTGCAGAAATTCTAAGTTTATCACCATTTTTTGTAGGCCAAATTGAAAGAGGCGAAAGAAAAATGAGTATTAGTACGCTGATAAATGTTTCAGAATGTTTGCATATATCAATAGATTATTTGATTTTTGGAGAAGTTCACAAGAAAGAAGAATATAATAGTTTACTATCGTTAATTGGTAAGTGTTCATCAGAAGAAGCTCGAATTATTGAAGAAATTATAAAAACAATTTTACCTCATATTACAAAATAA
- a CDS encoding gfo/Idh/MocA family oxidoreductase, with the protein MNKMKMAILGAGSIARQMAFTISKMENVDTYAVAAREFERAEKFAKEFGFEKAYGSYEEMLNDENVDLVYIATPHSHHYEHSIMCLNHGKHVLCEKAFTANAKQAEEVLKLAESKKLLITEAIWTRYMPMAKTLNEVIESGIIGEVTSLNTNLGYIIKDIPRMIEPKLAGGALLDLGVYTINFASMIFGDKIKSISSTAIKTQSGVDAQNSITLCYEDGKMAILNSTMLAVTDRQGVINGDKGYIVVENINNYEKIRVFSLDREEIAVYDRPKQISGYEYEVEAAIKAIQNKEIECPQMPHKETLRIMKLMDSLRHEWGVYYPFE; encoded by the coding sequence ATGAATAAGATGAAAATGGCAATTTTAGGAGCAGGATCTATTGCAAGGCAAATGGCATTTACTATTTCTAAGATGGAAAATGTAGATACATATGCAGTTGCAGCGAGGGAGTTTGAAAGAGCGGAAAAATTTGCAAAGGAGTTTGGATTTGAAAAAGCATATGGTTCTTATGAGGAAATGTTAAATGATGAAAATGTAGATTTAGTGTATATTGCAACACCACATTCTCATCATTATGAACATTCTATAATGTGTTTAAATCATGGGAAACACGTACTTTGTGAGAAAGCTTTTACAGCTAATGCAAAGCAAGCTGAAGAAGTATTAAAATTAGCAGAAAGCAAAAAGCTATTAATAACAGAAGCAATATGGACACGTTATATGCCAATGGCAAAAACGTTAAATGAAGTAATTGAAAGTGGTATTATTGGAGAAGTAACTTCTTTAAATACTAATTTAGGATATATAATAAAAGATATTCCAAGGATGATAGAACCAAAACTTGCTGGTGGAGCTTTGTTAGATTTAGGCGTTTATACAATTAATTTTGCATCAATGATTTTTGGAGATAAAATTAAAAGTATTTCATCTACAGCAATAAAAACCCAAAGCGGAGTTGATGCTCAAAATAGCATTACATTATGTTATGAGGATGGGAAAATGGCAATACTAAATAGCACAATGCTTGCAGTGACTGATCGCCAAGGCGTTATTAATGGAGATAAAGGATATATTGTCGTTGAAAATATTAATAATTATGAAAAAATCAGAGTTTTTTCTTTAGATAGGGAAGAAATTGCAGTTTATGACAGACCAAAACAAATAAGCGGTTATGAATATGAAGTTGAAGCTGCTATAAAAGCAATTCAGAATAAAGAAATAGAATGTCCACAAATGCCACACAAAGAAACACTTAGAATTATGAAACTTATGGATTCATTAAGACATGAATGGGGAGTTTATTATCCATTTGAATAG
- a CDS encoding rubredoxin — MKKLFKCTVCGFISEGEEAPEKCPKCLMGKEKFIELSSEDANKIYQSDRTNDIHMEIIALADKIAKLSIEGIKINLDPNCVGAFEKAKNEVWTIKQRSKAELAGHMTNGKW; from the coding sequence ATGAAAAAATTATTTAAATGTACTGTTTGTGGATTTATAAGTGAAGGCGAAGAAGCTCCTGAAAAATGTCCAAAATGTCTTATGGGTAAAGAAAAATTCATTGAATTAAGTAGCGAAGATGCCAATAAAATTTACCAATCGGATAGAACAAATGATATTCATATGGAAATCATTGCATTGGCTGATAAAATTGCCAAACTTTCTATTGAAGGTATAAAAATAAATCTAGATCCTAATTGTGTAGGTGCTTTTGAAAAAGCAAAAAATGAAGTTTGGACTATAAAACAAAGATCAAAGGCTGAACTAGCAGGACATATGACTAACGGTAAGTGGTAG